One Microbacterium esteraromaticum genomic window carries:
- a CDS encoding aldehyde dehydrogenase family protein: MTDTSAPEFGTLIGGEWRSAAEHRENISPSDRSDVIGRFAIAGIGELDLAVEAAREAFPRWSRTSPAVRADLLERVAARILSDADALAELLAREEGKTRNEARGEVTRAAHIFRFFAGEALRLTGDHQDSVRPGVTVTVHREPLGVVGVITPWNFPIAIPAWKCAPALAYGNTVVLKPAALVPASAAALARIIEEEGCPPGVFNLVTGSGALIGDALARHEGIDAVTFTGSESVGVGIAQAGATALRPVQLELGGKNALIVSDDADLDIAVACAIDGAFFATGQRCTASSRIIVMDAVYERFVTAFRERALRLRVGHALDPDTEIGPVVDAGQLRIDLGYIDGARAHADAIVHGGDLVEGSTAGHFLRPAVVEGLSASAPLNREEVFGPVAGVLRAEDYDHAVELANDTPYGLVAGICTTSLARAADFQRRSDTGMVMVNLPTAGVDPHVPFGGRKRSSHGPKEQGTHAREFFTQLKTAYVRP, translated from the coding sequence GTGACCGACACGAGCGCGCCTGAATTCGGCACCCTCATCGGCGGTGAATGGAGGAGTGCCGCCGAGCACCGCGAGAACATCAGCCCATCGGATCGATCGGACGTCATCGGCAGGTTCGCCATCGCCGGCATCGGCGAGCTCGATCTCGCGGTGGAAGCCGCACGCGAAGCCTTCCCGCGCTGGTCCCGCACGTCGCCCGCGGTGCGTGCCGATCTGCTCGAGCGCGTCGCCGCCCGCATCCTGTCCGATGCTGACGCCCTCGCCGAGCTCCTCGCGCGCGAGGAGGGCAAGACGCGGAATGAAGCTCGGGGCGAGGTGACCCGCGCGGCGCACATCTTCCGGTTCTTCGCCGGGGAGGCGCTGCGGCTCACCGGAGACCACCAGGATTCGGTGCGTCCGGGGGTGACGGTCACCGTCCATCGCGAACCGCTGGGAGTGGTGGGCGTGATCACCCCATGGAACTTCCCGATCGCGATCCCGGCGTGGAAATGCGCACCCGCCCTCGCATACGGGAACACCGTCGTGCTCAAGCCGGCGGCCCTGGTGCCAGCGAGCGCCGCCGCGCTCGCGCGCATCATCGAGGAGGAGGGATGTCCTCCTGGCGTGTTCAACCTCGTCACAGGATCGGGCGCTCTGATCGGCGACGCGCTCGCCCGGCACGAGGGCATCGACGCCGTCACCTTCACCGGATCGGAGAGCGTCGGTGTCGGGATCGCGCAGGCCGGCGCCACGGCGCTGCGCCCCGTGCAGCTCGAACTCGGGGGCAAGAACGCCTTGATCGTCTCGGACGACGCCGACCTCGACATCGCGGTCGCCTGCGCCATAGACGGCGCGTTCTTCGCGACGGGGCAACGGTGCACGGCGTCCAGCAGGATCATCGTGATGGACGCGGTCTACGAGCGATTCGTCACCGCTTTCCGTGAGCGGGCTCTCCGGCTGCGCGTCGGCCACGCGCTCGATCCGGACACGGAGATCGGTCCGGTGGTGGATGCCGGCCAGCTGCGCATCGATCTCGGGTACATCGACGGCGCCAGGGCCCACGCGGACGCGATCGTCCACGGAGGGGATCTCGTGGAGGGGAGCACGGCGGGCCACTTCCTGCGGCCGGCCGTCGTAGAGGGCCTGTCTGCCTCCGCCCCCCTGAACCGGGAGGAGGTGTTCGGACCCGTCGCCGGAGTGCTGCGCGCTGAGGACTACGACCACGCGGTCGAGCTCGCCAACGACACGCCGTACGGCCTGGTCGCCGGCATCTGCACCACCTCGCTCGCACGCGCCGCCGACTTCCAGCGCCGCTCCGACACCGGGATGGTCATGGTGAACCTTCCCACGGCTGGAGTCGACCCCCACGTGCCTTTCGGGGGCAGGAAGCGCTCCAGTCACGGACCGAAGGAGCAGGGCACCCATGCCAGGGAGTTCTTCACGCAGCTCAAGACCGCGTACGTCAGGCCATGA
- a CDS encoding heparan-alpha-glucosaminide N-acetyltransferase domain-containing protein, whose translation MVHATAGDWFRGFGRAPRIMGLDVARALAILGMIGAHLGEVGDRLDPSDPSTWSSLVHGHPSVLFAVLAGVSVALMTGAQAGPPPERLPALRLGLVGRGATIFVIGLLLELLHTPIAIILTLYGVLYIALIPALRWRARTLLVVAGALALGGPAVLALVTALGLGPSGQGVAFALYGGYPLTVWLVYALAGMALGRLGIGSIRTAGWMLGAGAASVIAGHALGAVGRSVGVRSEDAFDPRDSATGFTSAGWDSYPDRFREMEPGGAVLRALLAVDPHSGGTADILAAGGVAVMVIAACVLASESLRAVLLPFAALGSMPLTAYTAHVVSYVVIASPAGHISDNLIWLCSSVVLLALTTLWSMAEGRGPLERLTARIARAAASAG comes from the coding sequence ATGGTGCACGCGACGGCGGGCGACTGGTTCCGCGGGTTCGGCCGCGCCCCACGGATCATGGGCCTGGATGTGGCGCGGGCGCTCGCCATCCTCGGCATGATCGGAGCGCACCTCGGCGAGGTCGGCGATCGGCTCGATCCGAGCGATCCCTCGACGTGGAGCAGCCTCGTGCACGGGCATCCGTCTGTGCTGTTCGCGGTGCTGGCCGGGGTGTCGGTGGCGCTCATGACCGGTGCGCAGGCCGGGCCGCCGCCCGAGCGGCTGCCGGCGCTGCGGCTCGGGCTGGTGGGGCGCGGCGCGACGATCTTCGTGATCGGGCTGCTGCTCGAGCTGCTGCACACTCCGATCGCGATCATCCTCACCCTGTACGGCGTGCTGTACATCGCTCTCATTCCCGCGCTGCGGTGGCGGGCGCGCACGCTGCTGGTCGTCGCCGGGGCTCTCGCGCTGGGAGGACCCGCCGTTCTCGCGCTGGTGACCGCGCTCGGACTGGGCCCGAGCGGGCAGGGCGTGGCCTTCGCGCTGTACGGCGGCTATCCGCTCACGGTGTGGCTCGTCTACGCGCTCGCCGGGATGGCGCTCGGACGCCTCGGTATCGGGTCGATCCGCACGGCCGGATGGATGCTCGGCGCCGGCGCCGCGTCGGTGATCGCAGGGCACGCGCTCGGTGCAGTGGGGCGCAGCGTCGGCGTGCGCTCGGAAGACGCGTTCGACCCGCGCGACTCCGCAACGGGGTTCACGAGCGCCGGCTGGGACAGCTACCCCGACCGCTTCCGCGAGATGGAACCGGGCGGCGCGGTGCTGCGCGCACTGCTCGCCGTCGACCCGCACAGCGGCGGGACGGCCGACATCCTCGCCGCAGGCGGCGTCGCGGTGATGGTCATCGCCGCCTGCGTGCTCGCCTCGGAATCGCTGCGTGCCGTACTGCTGCCGTTCGCCGCGCTGGGGTCCATGCCGCTCACCGCATACACCGCGCACGTCGTGTCGTATGTCGTCATCGCGTCGCCGGCTGGTCACATCAGCGACAACCTGATCTGGCTGTGCAGTTCCGTGGTGCTGCTCGCGCTCACGACACTCTGGTCGATGGCTGAGGGACGTGGCCCGCTCGAGCGCCTCACCGCGCGCATCGCACGGGCGGCGGCGTCGGCTGGGTAG
- a CDS encoding LLM class flavin-dependent oxidoreductase, which translates to MADDSVEEILKKLRVYLFPWGADGPTIDSMVEFAQKAEELGFEAIHVPWHFTMPKTASFAAFGTRYLFDPLVLMPIIARETKRIKVAFEFVAPTLHPFVWAQYFSTLDNASNGRAVAVPVLGWWDEDFSVGMVKTTERGRRMDEAMSTFRQLWNGEDITEAGRIWDSTGLEITPKPVQQRLPMWVGGGEKSLNRTAKWADAFYPLFPTPDEIKNELLPTLRAKDEEFGRTTPLELAAVNYGMISDDEAWMKDWALPRLLARINGITFDEALTRIDDPTLNRPEERLMIGSAEQAAKRLRENLDAGVDHLVLDFYLHGWEDSKFGIEHMTRFAKEVVPLAAAK; encoded by the coding sequence ATGGCAGATGACAGCGTCGAGGAGATCCTCAAGAAGCTGAGGGTGTACCTCTTCCCGTGGGGCGCCGACGGCCCGACCATCGACTCCATGGTGGAGTTCGCGCAGAAGGCGGAGGAGCTGGGATTCGAAGCCATCCACGTGCCGTGGCACTTCACCATGCCCAAGACGGCGAGCTTCGCGGCCTTCGGCACCCGATACCTGTTCGATCCCCTGGTGCTGATGCCCATCATCGCGCGCGAGACGAAGCGCATCAAGGTCGCGTTCGAGTTCGTCGCGCCGACGCTGCATCCCTTCGTCTGGGCGCAGTACTTCTCGACGCTCGACAACGCCTCGAACGGGCGCGCCGTGGCTGTTCCCGTGCTGGGCTGGTGGGACGAGGACTTCTCGGTCGGCATGGTCAAGACCACCGAGCGCGGCCGCCGGATGGACGAGGCGATGTCGACCTTCCGTCAGCTGTGGAACGGCGAGGACATCACGGAAGCCGGTCGGATCTGGGACTCCACCGGGCTTGAGATCACTCCGAAGCCCGTGCAGCAGCGGCTGCCGATGTGGGTCGGTGGCGGGGAGAAGTCCCTCAACCGGACCGCCAAGTGGGCGGATGCGTTCTACCCGCTCTTCCCGACTCCCGACGAGATCAAGAACGAGCTGCTGCCGACTCTGCGCGCCAAGGACGAGGAGTTCGGCCGCACGACCCCCCTTGAGCTGGCAGCCGTGAACTACGGCATGATCAGCGACGATGAGGCCTGGATGAAGGATTGGGCGCTTCCGCGCCTGCTCGCGCGCATCAACGGAATCACCTTCGATGAGGCGCTGACCCGCATCGACGACCCGACGCTCAACCGCCCCGAGGAGCGGTTGATGATCGGCTCCGCGGAGCAGGCTGCCAAGCGTCTCCGCGAGAACCTGGACGCGGGAGTGGACCACCTCGTCCTGGACTTCTACCTGCACGGGTGGGAGGACTCGAAATTCGGCATCGAGCACATGACGCGCTTCGCCAAGGAAGTCGTCCCGCTCGCCGCGGCGAAGTGA
- a CDS encoding FAD-binding and (Fe-S)-binding domain-containing protein has translation MTPAAEAADLAHELTAAVAGEVWASAARRAQYSSDASNYRVPPQVVVAPRDVDDLLAVVDLARRRRVPLTMRGAGTSVAGNAIGPGIVVDTSVHLNRVREIDADGATALVEPGAVLSRINDEARVHGLRFGPDPSTHTRATIGGVLGNNACGAHALAYGRAADNVVELDVVDGRGSRYIAADDLAPVPGLARLVRENLGTLRTEFGRFGRQVSGYSLEHLLPERGSSLARALVGTEGTVAVTLGARIRLVPIAAAPALVVVGYPDMAAAADAVPALLAHRPLAIEGLDARLVDVIRRHRGSGSVPELPAGGGWLLIEVGGATQEDSLATARALVADAGAISSRLLPAGAESARLWRIREDGAGLAGRTPSGAQAWPGWEDAAVPPARLGAYLRDFEALMARHDVEGLPYGHFGDGCVHVRLDLPLASDADAMRRFMLDAADLVISHGGSLSGEHGDGRARGELLSKMYSAEALELLGRFKALLDPDDVLNPGIIVEPAPLDADLRRPAALPLLSSGGFAFADDGGDFTQAVHRCVGVGKCRAVDGGFMCPSFRVSGDENDVTRGRARTLQEMANGSLIEDGWRAAEVHGALDLCLSCKACSSECPAGVDMAQYKSEVLHRSYRGRVRPRAHYLLGWLPRWARLAGIAPGVVNAVMKVAPLRRALLRAGGIDPRRGVPAFASRAARRALRDTGAQPGDAGAQPGDERRVVLWGDSFSAAFRPASVVAMRRVLHDAGYTVIVPRGELCCGLTWISTGQLDGARRRLRQLVDGLAPYALDGVPIVGVEPSCTAVLRSDLGELLPEDSRARSVAAATVTLAELLERTPGWSPPDLSDLTLIVQPHCHHHAVIGFEADRRLLARSGAEVQELEGCCGMAGNFGMEQGHYETSVAVAELALLPALRAGGTESVFLADGFSCRTQAEQLADVQGRTLAELLVGGAEK, from the coding sequence ATGACCCCCGCCGCAGAAGCCGCTGATCTCGCCCATGAGCTGACGGCGGCCGTCGCAGGTGAGGTCTGGGCGTCCGCTGCCAGAAGGGCCCAGTACTCCTCGGATGCGTCCAACTACCGTGTTCCCCCGCAGGTGGTCGTCGCGCCGCGCGATGTCGATGACCTGCTGGCCGTCGTCGATCTCGCGCGTCGGCGACGCGTTCCTCTCACGATGCGCGGTGCGGGCACGTCTGTGGCCGGCAACGCGATCGGTCCGGGCATCGTCGTCGATACCTCGGTGCATCTGAACAGGGTGCGGGAGATAGACGCCGATGGTGCCACCGCACTCGTCGAGCCGGGAGCCGTGCTGTCGCGCATCAACGACGAAGCCCGCGTCCACGGTCTGCGCTTCGGTCCAGATCCGTCCACGCACACCCGCGCGACGATCGGCGGGGTGCTTGGCAACAACGCGTGCGGGGCGCACGCGCTGGCCTACGGGCGCGCCGCTGACAACGTGGTCGAGCTCGATGTCGTGGACGGCCGCGGAAGCCGGTACATCGCCGCAGACGATCTGGCCCCGGTGCCCGGACTCGCGCGGCTGGTGAGGGAGAACCTGGGCACGCTGAGGACGGAGTTCGGACGCTTCGGGCGACAGGTCAGCGGATACTCCCTGGAGCACCTCCTGCCGGAGCGCGGATCGTCATTGGCACGAGCGCTGGTCGGCACCGAGGGCACTGTCGCCGTGACGCTGGGAGCGAGGATCCGGCTGGTGCCCATCGCCGCCGCTCCTGCGCTCGTCGTTGTCGGGTACCCCGATATGGCGGCGGCCGCGGATGCCGTCCCGGCGCTGCTCGCGCATCGCCCGCTCGCGATCGAGGGACTCGACGCGCGGCTGGTCGATGTGATCCGTCGCCATCGCGGCTCCGGCTCCGTGCCGGAGCTGCCGGCAGGGGGCGGCTGGCTGCTCATCGAGGTCGGCGGAGCAACGCAGGAGGACTCGCTGGCCACCGCACGCGCCCTCGTCGCGGATGCCGGTGCGATCTCCTCACGACTCCTGCCTGCCGGCGCCGAGTCGGCGAGGCTCTGGCGGATTCGCGAGGACGGCGCAGGCCTCGCCGGCCGCACGCCGTCAGGTGCCCAAGCATGGCCCGGGTGGGAGGACGCCGCGGTGCCGCCCGCGCGCCTCGGAGCCTATCTGCGCGATTTCGAGGCGCTCATGGCCCGGCATGATGTGGAAGGTCTGCCATACGGACACTTCGGGGACGGCTGCGTGCATGTGCGCCTGGATCTGCCGCTGGCATCCGACGCGGATGCGATGCGCCGGTTCATGCTCGATGCCGCGGACCTCGTGATCTCGCACGGAGGGTCGCTGTCCGGCGAGCACGGGGATGGACGGGCGCGAGGCGAGCTGCTGTCCAAGATGTACTCGGCCGAGGCACTCGAGCTGCTCGGCCGGTTCAAGGCGCTCCTCGATCCCGATGACGTGCTCAACCCCGGCATCATCGTGGAGCCGGCCCCACTCGACGCCGATCTGCGCCGGCCCGCGGCACTTCCCCTCCTGAGCTCGGGAGGTTTCGCGTTCGCGGACGACGGTGGCGACTTCACCCAGGCGGTGCATCGCTGCGTGGGCGTGGGCAAGTGCCGCGCTGTGGACGGCGGGTTCATGTGCCCGTCGTTCCGGGTGAGCGGAGACGAGAACGACGTCACCCGTGGCCGAGCCCGCACACTGCAGGAGATGGCCAACGGCTCGTTGATCGAAGACGGGTGGCGGGCCGCCGAGGTGCATGGGGCGCTCGACCTCTGTCTGAGCTGCAAGGCCTGTTCGAGCGAATGCCCGGCCGGTGTCGACATGGCCCAGTACAAGTCCGAGGTTCTGCACCGCAGCTACCGTGGCCGCGTGCGCCCGCGCGCGCACTACCTGCTCGGCTGGCTGCCACGCTGGGCGCGGCTGGCGGGTATCGCACCGGGTGTCGTGAACGCCGTGATGAAGGTGGCCCCGCTGCGACGAGCCCTTCTTCGCGCGGGCGGGATCGACCCTCGCCGCGGCGTTCCTGCTTTCGCGTCCCGCGCCGCGCGGCGCGCCCTGCGCGACACCGGGGCGCAGCCGGGCGACGCCGGGGCGCAGCCGGGCGACGAGCGGCGAGTGGTCCTCTGGGGCGATTCGTTCAGCGCGGCCTTCCGGCCCGCGTCCGTCGTAGCGATGCGCCGCGTGCTCCACGACGCGGGTTACACGGTCATCGTGCCCCGGGGAGAGCTGTGCTGCGGTCTGACGTGGATCAGCACGGGCCAGCTCGACGGCGCGCGGCGGCGATTGCGTCAGCTCGTGGACGGGCTCGCCCCATACGCGCTTGACGGCGTGCCGATCGTAGGTGTCGAGCCGTCATGCACGGCCGTACTGCGCAGCGATCTGGGTGAGCTGCTGCCCGAGGACTCGCGTGCGCGCAGCGTGGCGGCTGCGACCGTGACGCTGGCGGAGCTGCTCGAGCGGACTCCGGGCTGGTCCCCGCCCGATCTGAGCGATCTCACCCTCATCGTGCAGCCGCACTGCCATCACCACGCGGTGATCGGGTTCGAGGCGGATCGCCGCCTGCTCGCGCGCAGTGGAGCCGAGGTGCAGGAGCTCGAGGGATGCTGCGGAATGGCGGGCAACTTCGGGATGGAGCAGGGGCATTATGAGACCTCCGTGGCTGTGGCGGAGCTCGCGCTGCTGCCTGCGCTGCGCGCGGGGGGCACCGAGAGCGTGTTCCTCGCAGACGGTTTCTCCTGCCGGACTCAGGCCGAGCAGCTGGCCGATGTGCAGGGGAGGACCCTGGCCGAGCTGCTGGTCGGCGGCGCGGAGAAGTGA
- a CDS encoding quinone oxidoreductase family protein produces the protein MARAIVYTEIGTPDVLHLIEIPEPAAGPGEVVVHIESAGVNPLDAKLRRGARPSPPIVEPRRVGFDGAGVVAGIGEGVTGFAIGDRVVIDNVLGTYATALAVPVSKVFRLSDGVTTAEGAALGIPIGTAYQCLRSLGVSKGDTLLVHAGSGAVGQAAVQFAVLWGAKVIATGSPERFDQLRSLGAEPVAYGEGLTERVRDLTPEGVTVALDCAGTDEAIRTSLALVEDSARIATIVRGPDAADFGIRAFSGGSPVPLTEQEQAWRQEAIPLTINLIEAGDFQVELGPELPLADAATAHELIERHAANGKIILVP, from the coding sequence ATGGCTCGCGCAATCGTCTACACCGAGATCGGCACCCCTGACGTCCTCCACCTCATCGAGATACCCGAGCCCGCCGCGGGGCCGGGCGAGGTCGTCGTCCACATCGAGTCCGCAGGCGTGAACCCGCTGGATGCCAAGCTGCGTCGCGGGGCGCGACCTTCGCCGCCCATCGTCGAGCCTCGCCGTGTCGGGTTCGACGGCGCCGGCGTCGTGGCCGGCATCGGCGAGGGAGTGACCGGATTCGCGATCGGCGATCGAGTCGTGATCGACAACGTGCTGGGCACGTACGCGACCGCGCTCGCGGTGCCCGTGTCCAAGGTCTTCCGCCTCTCCGACGGCGTCACGACAGCCGAGGGAGCAGCCCTCGGCATCCCGATCGGCACCGCCTATCAGTGCCTGCGCTCGCTGGGCGTCTCCAAGGGCGACACCCTGCTCGTGCACGCCGGTTCGGGTGCGGTCGGCCAGGCCGCCGTCCAGTTCGCCGTGCTCTGGGGCGCAAAGGTCATCGCCACCGGCAGCCCGGAGCGCTTCGATCAGCTGCGCTCGCTCGGCGCCGAACCGGTCGCGTACGGCGAAGGGCTCACCGAGAGGGTGCGCGACCTCACCCCCGAGGGGGTCACGGTCGCCCTCGACTGCGCCGGGACAGACGAGGCGATCCGCACCTCGCTCGCTCTCGTCGAGGACAGCGCGCGGATCGCGACGATCGTCCGCGGCCCTGATGCCGCGGACTTCGGCATCAGGGCGTTCTCAGGTGGCAGCCCGGTCCCGCTCACCGAGCAGGAGCAGGCCTGGCGCCAGGAGGCGATCCCGCTGACGATCAACCTCATCGAGGCGGGCGACTTCCAGGTCGAGCTGGGCCCTGAGCTCCCCCTCGCCGACGCGGCGACGGCGCACGAGCTGATCGAGCGGCACGCGGCGAACGGCAAGATCATCCTCGTGCCCTGA
- a CDS encoding cupin domain-containing protein: MMTTFYTLTDVVGEDLAPSAAPPIILEGDPQATKRVLHRDGDTEIGIWECTPGVFRSEKKGISEFMHFVSGAGRIEHSDGTTTIIEPGAVLHVHSGYIGTWYVEQPVRKVYTAIEKPDEA; the protein is encoded by the coding sequence ATGATGACCACCTTCTACACCCTGACGGATGTCGTTGGCGAGGACCTGGCCCCGTCGGCAGCGCCGCCCATCATCCTGGAGGGCGACCCGCAGGCCACCAAGCGTGTGCTGCACCGTGACGGTGACACCGAGATCGGCATCTGGGAGTGCACGCCAGGAGTGTTCCGATCGGAGAAGAAGGGGATCTCCGAGTTCATGCACTTCGTGAGCGGAGCTGGTCGCATCGAGCACTCCGACGGAACGACCACGATCATCGAGCCCGGCGCGGTGCTCCATGTGCACAGCGGATACATCGGCACCTGGTATGTCGAGCAGCCCGTACGCAAGGTGTACACGGCGATCGAGAAGCCGGATGAGGCATGA
- the fgd gene encoding glucose-6-phosphate dehydrogenase (coenzyme-F420) yields the protein MGSTTLRLGYKASAEQFGPRDLVDFTVLAEEIGLDSAMVSDHFQPWRYNGGHAPFSLAWLAAAGERTERITLGTSVLTPTFRYNPAVMAQAFATFGCLFPGRVILGVGTGEALNEIATGYVGEWPEFKERFGRLRESIDLMRKLWTGERVDHDGTYYRTVGASIYDVPDTPIPVYIAAGGPFVARYAGRHGDGFICTSGKGMDLYTEKLMPAVEEGRAQSSDPERTVDRLIEIKLSYDRDPETARENTRFWAPLSLTPEQKHSIDDPIEMEKAADALPLEQVTKRWIVASTPEQVVEQVAPYVEAGFNHLVFHGPGHDQTRFLHQFRDDLLTPLRELGDRA from the coding sequence ATGGGCAGCACGACACTACGACTCGGCTACAAGGCCTCCGCCGAGCAGTTCGGTCCCCGCGACCTGGTCGACTTCACCGTTCTCGCCGAGGAGATCGGGCTCGACTCCGCCATGGTCAGCGACCACTTCCAGCCGTGGCGATACAACGGCGGGCACGCCCCGTTCTCGCTGGCCTGGCTCGCCGCAGCCGGCGAGCGCACGGAGCGCATCACCCTCGGCACGAGCGTGCTCACGCCGACGTTCCGATACAACCCGGCCGTCATGGCTCAGGCCTTCGCCACATTCGGCTGCCTCTTCCCCGGTCGCGTCATCCTCGGCGTGGGCACCGGCGAGGCGCTGAACGAGATCGCCACCGGATACGTAGGCGAGTGGCCCGAGTTCAAAGAGCGGTTCGGCCGTCTGCGCGAGTCGATCGACCTCATGCGCAAGCTCTGGACCGGTGAGCGCGTGGATCACGATGGCACCTACTACCGCACCGTCGGCGCCTCGATCTACGACGTGCCCGACACGCCGATCCCCGTGTACATCGCCGCGGGCGGTCCTTTCGTCGCTCGCTACGCGGGTCGGCACGGCGACGGTTTCATCTGCACATCCGGGAAGGGCATGGATCTGTACACGGAGAAGCTCATGCCGGCAGTCGAAGAGGGACGCGCCCAGTCGAGTGACCCGGAACGCACGGTGGACAGGCTGATCGAGATCAAGCTGTCGTATGACCGGGATCCCGAGACCGCCCGGGAGAACACCCGCTTCTGGGCCCCGCTGTCACTCACGCCCGAGCAGAAGCACAGCATCGACGACCCCATCGAGATGGAGAAGGCCGCCGATGCGCTGCCCCTTGAGCAGGTCACGAAACGGTGGATCGTCGCCTCGACACCCGAGCAGGTCGTCGAGCAGGTGGCACCGTACGTGGAGGCAGGATTCAACCACCTCGTGTTCCACGGCCCCGGCCATGACCAGACTCGCTTTCTGCACCAGTTCCGCGACGACCTCCTGACGCCGCTGCGCGAACTCGGCGACCGCGCCTGA
- a CDS encoding tautomerase family protein, with amino-acid sequence MAFVRVDIASRSQDQREAIIAGITDVMVANGARLENVQVLLVEHSPKMWGTHGTTFHKHLNLPDD; translated from the coding sequence GTGGCATTCGTACGCGTTGATATCGCAAGTCGGAGTCAGGACCAGCGGGAGGCGATCATCGCCGGCATCACAGATGTCATGGTCGCCAATGGCGCGCGCCTGGAGAACGTCCAGGTCCTGCTGGTGGAGCACAGCCCCAAGATGTGGGGCACGCACGGGACCACCTTCCACAAGCACCTCAACCTGCCCGACGACTGA
- a CDS encoding D-2-hydroxyacid dehydrogenase encodes MSDARRPKILVALRPSGAEPPGLRDKVDGLAELGFVTDASEITAEWEDAEAVFVWNFRSTVVPDAARRLSALRWVHVAAVGVDASLSDEVRDRGIRFTNSRGVTAESMAEFALSFMLAFAKELPRFGADKTARVWRPVETRMLSGARLVIVGMGEVSRQLARRAHALGMSVTGVGRRARVAPVEHFDRVVVQDDLHEVLATADYVMLATPLTEQTAGMFGSAEFAAMPTDAVLVNVGRGPVIREDALLDALRSGLIRGAALDVVPKEPLAPEHELWDMPNVILTPHISSDFQGWEDAMVDLFVENLRRWTEGEPLRNIVDLEMGYAPLDT; translated from the coding sequence GTGAGCGACGCTCGACGCCCGAAGATCCTGGTTGCGCTCCGCCCCTCCGGGGCGGAGCCGCCGGGCCTGAGGGACAAGGTGGACGGGCTCGCGGAACTGGGCTTCGTCACCGACGCGAGCGAGATCACCGCGGAGTGGGAGGATGCCGAAGCGGTGTTCGTGTGGAACTTCCGCTCCACGGTCGTGCCCGATGCAGCGCGGAGACTCTCCGCACTGCGCTGGGTGCATGTGGCGGCCGTCGGCGTCGACGCCTCGCTCTCCGACGAGGTGCGCGACCGGGGCATCCGCTTCACCAACTCGCGTGGGGTGACCGCGGAGTCGATGGCGGAGTTCGCGCTGTCTTTCATGCTCGCCTTCGCCAAGGAGCTGCCTCGCTTCGGCGCGGACAAGACGGCCCGCGTCTGGCGACCGGTCGAGACGAGGATGCTCTCCGGAGCACGTCTCGTGATCGTCGGCATGGGTGAGGTCAGCCGCCAGCTGGCTCGCAGAGCGCACGCGCTCGGGATGTCCGTCACCGGAGTCGGACGACGCGCCCGAGTCGCACCTGTGGAGCACTTCGATCGGGTCGTCGTCCAGGACGACCTGCATGAGGTGCTCGCGACTGCGGACTATGTCATGCTCGCGACGCCGCTGACCGAGCAGACGGCGGGCATGTTCGGCAGCGCCGAGTTCGCCGCCATGCCGACCGATGCTGTGCTCGTGAACGTGGGCAGGGGACCTGTCATCCGAGAGGACGCTCTGCTCGATGCGCTTCGCTCCGGACTCATACGCGGTGCGGCACTCGACGTCGTGCCGAAGGAACCCCTCGCGCCCGAGCATGAACTCTGGGACATGCCGAACGTCATCCTGACGCCGCACATCTCCTCGGACTTCCAGGGCTGGGAGGACGCGATGGTCGACCTCTTCGTGGAGAACCTCCGTCGATGGACGGAG